GAGAAACTCAGTATAGTTCTGGGGTCCTTTCTCGGGGGAGGCGTCAAGGACTAGGTTGGCCTGTTCAAAGACAGCTTGTGgctgatgatgaagaggaggtaTTCTGGCTGCCTGACAGGGGGCAAAGGGAAGGAccggtgtgtgttttgggtgggggtggggggggctaaGCGACAGTTTGTAGTAAAGCTGCACTACTAGGTGGATTTTTTCCTCGATCGGATGGCCCGGGGTATAGGGGTCTGGAACGTGAGTCTCCTGATCAATGATGTGCTTTGGAGAGATTGGGGACTTTTTGGCTTGCGCTTTCCAGCTTTACAGTGTTCAAGCACGTCAACGTAAAGGCTCCTCGTCCTGTGAACAGGTTACGACTTTGCCGAGGTTCTGCGTTGGTTCGGCGAGCGAGTGGACAGGATCATCCTGCTTTTTGACGCCCACAAACTGGACATCTCAGACGAGTTCTCCGAGGCCATCCGAGCTCTCAAAGGACAAGACGACAAGATCAGGGTGGTCCTCAACAAGGCCGACCAGGTCCGCTCTCCCTCACGTCCGTCACCTCGCCTCATCCGCAGCCTTAACGCCTTTTCCTGCCCACCCTCGTGTTGCAGGTGGACACGCAGCAGCTGATGCGCGTCTACGGCGCCCTCATGTGGTCTCTGGGCAAAGTGATCAACACCCCGGAAGTGGTGCGGGTTTATCTGGGCTCCTTCTGGGCCAAACCCCTACAGAACACGGAGAACAGGTACCTTCCCGTAAGGTGTGTCCGTCCCTTGACCTCTCGCTAAATTCACTCTTGCCCTCAGACGTCTATTTGAGGCGGAGTCTCAGGACCTCTTCCGGGACATCCAGAGTCTTCCGAAGAACGCGGCGCTTCGCAAGCTCAATGATCTCATCAAGAGGGCCAGGCTGGCCAAGGTGAGACGGGAAGTGCATGGCGAGGTGGGAGGAAGTCACATAGGCGCATATTAAAACTGGAAAGGTTTAAGCAAGTCAATTACTAACACGAATGGCGGCGCTCGGGTCCAATGAAGTGGCTTGGGGGGACTCGACGCCAGAGGCACAAGCAGAAACGGGGAAAAAACAGCATTACGTTTTATGTCTATATTTGGGTACCGCACTCAAATATGCGTCaagtattttgaaatgaatctcATACTGACTTACCCCACCTGTGGAATGCAGAGGCTGACATTGGAAACGTTTGTGGAATGCGTGCGATGCCGTTCCCGCTGCCAGCATCATGCGATATCCCCGCCAACGCCAGCCCACACGTTATCAGCGCCTTTCTGCGCTCTGTCTCCTGTTGGAGAGAGTAGCCTCCGAACCATCCCACGTTTGCATTGACGCTGGCCGTGTGCTTGGCAGGTGCACGCCTACATTATCAGCTACCTCAAGAAGGAGATGCCATCGCTGTTTGGGCgcgagaagaagaaggaggagctCATCGCGAGGCTGCCTGAGATCTATGCCATCCTGCAGAGGGAGCACCACATCAGCCCTGGAGACTTTCCTAACGTCAACAAGATGCAGGTACGTGGAGGGCAATGCTCGACTGCCCCCCCGCTGCTGATGTCAAGATTCATTGGGCATTGAATGACTCGACAACAAGTCGATAATGGTTTAGCGCCATAATGATTCCAAATCCTCGGATTGATTTCTTCATTGAGATCGGCATGCTGAAAATAACGCTGTGGTGAGTCTACAGGTGTAACGTCAACTCCTCTTCAATCCTGCTTTTTACGCCCACCGAACGTCCCAGTCAACGGCGGGCTACTTTTACTTGCGCGCAGTTATTTCTTTGGCATGCAATCGCAGTAGCGGTCTGACGGACATATCACAGCCACTGGGATGAATCAAGCAGACGGGTTCTGTTTGAAGGATAGGACCGGCTCCCCAATGACAGCTGCGCACGTCTCTTCCAGGACATGTTGCAGCACTACGACTTCAGCAAATTCCCATCGCTGAAGATGAAGCTGATCGAGTCCGTGGACAAGATGCTTGCGTCCAAGATCGCCGGGCTGATGACCatgatccgcgaggaggaaacCAAGGCGCCGCCTGCCATGGTGTCGGGCGGCGCCTTCGAGGGCTCCCAGGACGGCCCCTTCGGCCGCGGCTATGGCGAGGGCATAGGCGCCGGCGCCGACGGAGCCGAGGACTGGATTGTCAGCCGGGACAAGCACCGCTACGACGAGATTTTCTACACGCTCATGCCCGTCAACGGCAAAATCAGCGGCGTCAACGCCAAGAAGGAGATGATGAACTCCCGGCTGCCCAACACTGTACTGGGCAAGATATGGAAGCTGGCTGACTGCGACCAGGATGGCAGCCTGGACGACGAGGAGTTTGCGCTGGCTCAGCACCTCATCAAGGTCAAGCTGGAGGGCTACGAGCTGCCGGCCGAGCTGCCCCCACACCTGGTGCCGCCCGCCCATCGCAAGCACGCCGAGGCTGAGTACGATCCCGGCGAGGACTAGACGCTCGCGTCCATGCACCCTGACTGACACGCGACGACAACAGGCACCTGTGTTTATTTGCTACGCTGCCCGCTCGCTTGAAATCTTCGGTTCAACTCAAAATTAGCAATTTTGCCATCAGCAGATTTTTGGGGAGGGACTCTCGTCTTTTTATTTGCTGAAAAAGTCGcttatttgctgtttttgttctcACTGCATCTTGGCTTTGGAACtgttgaagtgagttgaggagcttTATTTAGGCAGATGTAGTGatttgccgccatcttgtggttgGCTAGTACAGTACACTTTAAACCGTTTTAGGGGCGTGTCACTCACAGGCCGGATGAGCTTCATTTAGGGCAGAGGTACCTTTTTGAAACCGAAACCAACTTCTTGCCCACACTgcttaaaagcaaaacatggtTTTGAAGGTCCTTGTCATACTGGTTTTGCTGGTGTCACTTGCAAGACTCGGCAGCAAAAGCAGCCAAGATTTAAACAGCTGAACATTTGGTCATCTGGCAACCCACTACGCTAACTCGGCAAGAGATTTTAAGATGTGAAGACATATAGCCttattaattaaatttttttaaaaactgttgtctatatgtatgtgtatatgaaCTGTTTTGGAGCAATGATCAAAGTATTGTACATCATTTCAAGGTTCTTGTCCCGCTCTGTTGTCCCATAGTTAAAGGACACATGGGAAATCGGCTTTTTATGcttttaaagtcattttcttgTGTATCTGGACTATGCAGGAGTGTAGAAAAGTGTAATATATCCCTCCAGGTGCTACAGAGATACTGTTACGATCGTTTTGGGAGGCTATTTTTTACTCTGTTCAGATTTCTCTGTTTtctatgatgttttttttatcttacaACACATCCGTTGGGGCaggacaaaccaaacaaggtaATGGGTATTGCCAAACGGAAATCCGAGTAATAAACATGGCGGATTCACGAATCCGCCATGTTTAAGACGTATCCGCTTGTTTATAACTCAGTGAgacttttgtagtccaaacaactcaagaaGGCCGAGGTGGagagatcaaaatgttccaCATAAATCATTGCACAAcatcagaacctcaaagaagtgcctggtcgaatttcatttttcatgcaGTGTTCCCACGTCTGTGGACAAAGTCCTGCCTGTTAAGGAGTGTTTCAGAAATCTTTTGTCAATATAGAGGATTTGCCGAAAGACTTCATTTCGTTGATGGTTCAGTTCCTTCAATTTACGGAAACGACGGACACAATAAAGTGGTAAGtttgaaatgacacaaaaataataaactgtaTTCTGCACTCGTTTTCATAGCATTAGTGTCagtctttctgctgattttgGAGCTGTGCGCtgtgttttcactttttgtgggtgtattttgagtagttgtatCAGATGAATTGCGTCAAAGGTCCTGTTTTATTCTTGGGGATGCATTCGTtaccttgtttggtttgtccCGCTTCAACGGATCAGaatcaaagtctgctttattgtcaatttcttcacatgtcaagacacacaaagagatcgaaattgcgtttcctactatcaaagtcaaagtctgctttattgtcaatttcttcacatgccaagacacacaaagaaatcgaaattacgttcccactatcccacggtgacaagacatagtacgcaatatacatacaagtaaacaacacaaaaaaataaaaacgtacGAAATTTAACTGACTGACAACGGTCAggcacctgcgtgaagctggccccccaccccacgcaaaatttaagcaaaatagtctgtttcgtttgtgcttcgtttgtgctggtttgtgcagcaaaaaaattcgtttgtgctgctatggttttttagtaatgaacgattcttttataggtcatccagagttcacccagccccccatctgctcaaaatgaacccaaaatggtaccgttcgtttgtgcttcgttagtgctggtttgtgcagcaaaaattttcgttagtgctgcttccgtttcggagatattacacatttattttatagcgatgacgtcacccagccccccatttcgctccaaatggacccaaaatggtaccgttcgtttgtgcagcaaaaattttcgtttgtgccgCTTCCTGTAATGTTTCTCTATACTATAAGAAATAACTTGACAGGACGACCAGGTTTTAGGGAAGCAGTGAGTCAATCATGTATTGATGTTCGTTCTTTTAGCTAGGGATGGGCGGATCGATACCAAAATATCGATATATCGATCCAGGCTGCTCATTTTTGAGTATCGATCTCCCTAGCTAAAATATCGATacttacaattatttaattatattttccctcatttttttctgctccaatTTGACGACTTGCACTCATGCTAGCACTACTTTTCCTTCCGCCTGCTGCACCGGCGtgtcctgctctgctctgctcccgcccccttttctcacaagccaagccctcctcctccgcctcccgttccaatccaaacacaaacaagcatggcCACGGCGGCGGCCCAGTCCGAACGTAAGAGAAGTCTGGTTTGGAGGTATTATATTTTAGTTAATAACAACGAGGCAAGATGTGAAATATGTCACAAAACGATTAAATATTGTGGCAACACCACAaacttaacaaaacatttaagtaaAATTCACCCCACG
Above is a genomic segment from Syngnathus acus chromosome 22, fSynAcu1.2, whole genome shotgun sequence containing:
- the ehd4 gene encoding EH domain-containing protein 4 is translated as MFSWVKQEQGGRNKEGEMYQTVTEGLQSLYSKKLLPLEETYLFHDFHSPALEPADFQSKPMVLLVGQYSTGKTTFIRYLLEQDFPGMRIGPEPTTDGFIAVMYGDNEGIVPGNALVVDPKKPFRKLNAFGNSFLNRFICSQMPNQVLQSISIIDTPGILSGEKQRISRGYDFAEVLRWFGERVDRIILLFDAHKLDISDEFSEAIRALKGQDDKIRVVLNKADQVDTQQLMRVYGALMWSLGKVINTPEVVRVYLGSFWAKPLQNTENRRLFEAESQDLFRDIQSLPKNAALRKLNDLIKRARLAKVHAYIISYLKKEMPSLFGREKKKEELIARLPEIYAILQREHHISPGDFPNVNKMQDMLQHYDFSKFPSLKMKLIESVDKMLASKIAGLMTMIREEETKAPPAMVSGGAFEGSQDGPFGRGYGEGIGAGADGAEDWIVSRDKHRYDEIFYTLMPVNGKISGVNAKKEMMNSRLPNTVLGKIWKLADCDQDGSLDDEEFALAQHLIKVKLEGYELPAELPPHLVPPAHRKHAEAEYDPGED